The following are encoded in a window of Deltaproteobacteria bacterium genomic DNA:
- a CDS encoding M20/M25/M40 family metallo-hydrolase, translating to LPGEDPEQVAAQVREMLRDLDVYVVTLFSEKPSGSPRGPLYDAMADAVRTVHPDAVVLPYLSTGFTDSRFFRAAGVETYGLMPLLLERGDMGRIHGVDEKIPVDGIAEMTTIIGALINRWNTAGGAG from the coding sequence CTCCCCGGCGAGGACCCCGAACAGGTGGCGGCGCAGGTGCGGGAGATGCTGCGCGATCTCGACGTCTACGTGGTGACGCTCTTCTCCGAGAAGCCGTCCGGCTCGCCCCGGGGGCCGCTCTACGACGCGATGGCGGACGCCGTCCGCACCGTTCATCCCGATGCCGTAGTGCTTCCTTACCTGTCCACCGGGTTCACCGACTCCCGCTTCTTCCGGGCGGCCGGGGTGGAAACATACGGGCTGATGCCGCTGCTGCTCGAGCGGGGCGACATGGGCCGGATCCACGGCGTGGACGAAAAGATCCCGGTGGACGGAATCGCGGAAATGACCACGATCATCGGGGCGCTGATCAATAGGTGGAACACCGCCGGGGGCGCGGGGTAG
- a CDS encoding glycosyltransferase, with translation MPAKPDLISYLDSQAPQSDRWKAKNRYYYESIEKILRFHVPPGSSVLEIGCGTGDLLHALAPMRGVGVDVSPKTVEIARAKYPDLSFLEGDAEDLPVDETFDYVILSDTIGYIEDVQRAFEELRKVCHLRTRVIVTYFNYFWEPLLKLGEQLGLKRPQPDLNWLALGDIQNLFSLTGFQTIHKGYRLLLPVRIPLLSPLCNRVLSNLPILRKLCLMELIVARPVPEPVAEDSLTCSIIIPARNERGNIEQAVARTPAMGRHTELIFVEGNSADGTAEEIERVISSNPGKDIKLIRQGNGTGKGDAVRKGFSAASGDVLMILDADLTVPPEDLPKFFRALASGHGEFINGSRLVYAMEKQAMRSLNTLGNKFFSMAFTWLLDQPFKDTLCGTKALFRKDYERIAAERSYFGEFDPFGDFDLIFGAAKLDLKIVEVPIRYRERTYGTTQISRFRHGWLLLRMCLFALRRIKFV, from the coding sequence ATGCCCGCGAAACCGGACCTGATCTCGTATCTCGACTCCCAGGCTCCGCAGTCCGACCGCTGGAAGGCCAAGAACCGGTACTACTACGAATCGATCGAGAAGATTCTTCGATTCCACGTGCCGCCGGGCTCCTCCGTGCTCGAAATCGGGTGCGGGACCGGCGATCTGTTGCATGCGCTCGCACCGATGCGCGGGGTTGGTGTGGACGTAAGCCCGAAGACGGTTGAGATCGCCCGCGCGAAGTATCCGGATCTCTCCTTCCTTGAAGGTGACGCAGAGGACCTGCCGGTCGATGAAACGTTCGATTACGTCATCCTCTCGGACACCATCGGATACATCGAAGACGTCCAGCGTGCCTTCGAGGAACTCCGCAAGGTGTGCCATCTTCGTACTCGCGTGATCGTCACGTACTTCAATTATTTTTGGGAGCCGTTGCTTAAACTCGGGGAACAGCTCGGATTGAAACGGCCGCAGCCGGACCTTAACTGGCTGGCCCTGGGGGACATACAGAACCTGTTTTCCCTCACCGGCTTCCAGACGATTCACAAGGGGTACAGACTGCTGCTTCCAGTCAGGATTCCCCTTCTTTCCCCGCTCTGCAACCGCGTTCTTTCGAACCTGCCGATTTTGAGAAAACTCTGCCTGATGGAGTTGATCGTCGCCCGTCCGGTTCCCGAGCCGGTTGCGGAAGATTCTCTTACCTGCTCCATTATCATCCCGGCACGCAATGAGCGGGGAAATATCGAGCAGGCGGTGGCGAGAACGCCGGCGATGGGACGGCACACCGAACTGATCTTCGTGGAGGGAAATTCCGCCGACGGCACGGCAGAGGAAATAGAGCGGGTAATCTCCTCGAATCCCGGCAAGGACATCAAGCTCATACGGCAGGGAAACGGCACAGGTAAAGGAGACGCGGTCAGGAAAGGCTTCTCCGCCGCATCGGGAGACGTCCTCATGATATTGGACGCAGACCTCACCGTGCCCCCGGAAGACCTTCCGAAATTCTTCCGGGCGCTGGCGTCCGGCCACGGCGAATTCATCAACGGATCCCGCCTCGTCTACGCGATGGAAAAGCAGGCCATGCGGTCACTGAACACCCTGGGAAACAAATTTTTCAGCATGGCGTTCACCTGGCTTCTCGATCAGCCGTTCAAGGACACGCTTTGCGGGACCAAGGCGCTCTTCCGGAAGGATTACGAACGGATCGCGGCCGAGAGGAGCTACTTCGGCGAGTTCGACCCGTTCGGGGATTTCGACCTGATCTTCGGCGCGGCAAAGCTCGACCTGAAAATCGTCGAAGTGCCGATCAGGTACCGCGAGCGGACGTACGGTACAACGCAGATTTCCCGTTTCCGCCACGGATGGCTGCTCTTGCGGATGTGCCTGTTCGCGCTCCGGCGTATCAAGTTCGTATAA